From a single Leptospira levettii genomic region:
- a CDS encoding acyl-CoA dehydrogenase family protein, with protein sequence MIDFSITDEQKALRELAKDFAKNEMIPKAEHHDHTGEYPKEILKKAFDVGLMNMHIPAEYGGAGLGVLDELIASEELFYGCSGMATAILANNLALAPVLLGADDYVMKKFIQPMTENFTLAAYAVTEPGAGSDVAGIRTTAKRVGDEYIINGSKMWITNAGHADWFFVLAKTDPNAGHKGMTGFIVDAKTPGIIVGKKEKNMGQRCSDTRGVTFEDVKVPKENMIGKEGEGFKIAMGAFDQTRPAVAIGAVGVARAALDHSIRYANTRNAFGKPISVNQGVSFMIAEMARDIEAGRLLCWQSAWLIDNKFRNTYQASIAKVFCADMAMRVTTDAVQIFGGYGFNEEYPVEKLMRDAKIFQIYEGTSQIQRVIISKFLNDGVGIETPNA encoded by the coding sequence ATGATCGACTTTTCAATCACCGATGAACAAAAAGCCCTCCGCGAATTAGCCAAAGATTTCGCAAAAAATGAAATGATTCCCAAAGCGGAACACCATGACCACACAGGTGAGTATCCAAAAGAGATTTTGAAAAAAGCATTTGATGTGGGTCTTATGAATATGCACATCCCTGCAGAATATGGTGGAGCAGGACTTGGTGTATTGGATGAACTCATCGCCTCAGAAGAATTATTTTATGGATGTTCTGGGATGGCAACAGCGATCCTTGCAAACAACTTAGCACTCGCTCCTGTATTGTTAGGTGCAGATGACTATGTGATGAAAAAATTCATCCAACCAATGACTGAAAATTTTACACTCGCTGCTTATGCTGTAACAGAACCAGGAGCAGGATCTGATGTTGCAGGAATTCGTACCACTGCAAAACGAGTCGGAGATGAATACATCATCAACGGATCTAAAATGTGGATCACCAATGCAGGACATGCAGATTGGTTTTTTGTTCTAGCAAAAACAGATCCAAACGCTGGGCACAAAGGGATGACAGGCTTCATCGTAGATGCAAAAACTCCTGGAATCATCGTTGGTAAAAAAGAAAAGAATATGGGACAACGTTGTTCCGACACTCGTGGTGTTACTTTCGAGGATGTGAAAGTTCCGAAAGAAAATATGATCGGTAAAGAAGGGGAAGGATTCAAAATTGCAATGGGTGCATTTGACCAAACTCGCCCAGCAGTAGCGATTGGTGCTGTTGGTGTTGCACGTGCAGCTCTTGACCATTCCATTCGTTATGCAAACACTCGTAATGCGTTTGGGAAACCAATTTCCGTAAACCAAGGTGTTAGTTTTATGATCGCAGAAATGGCTCGTGACATTGAAGCAGGTCGTTTGTTATGTTGGCAATCTGCTTGGCTAATTGATAACAAATTTAGAAACACATACCAAGCATCGATTGCAAAAGTTTTTTGTGCAGACATGGCAATGCGTGTCACAACTGATGCGGTTCAAATTTTTGGTGGATACGGATTCAACGAAGAATACCCAGTTGAAAAATTGATGCGTGATGCTAAAATTTTCCAAATCTACGAGGGAACTTCACAAATCCAAAGAGTGATTATTTCGAAATTCCTCAACGATGGAGTTGGGATCGAAACTCCAAACGCTTAA
- a CDS encoding YebC/PmpR family DNA-binding transcriptional regulator, producing the protein MSGHSKWATIRRKKGAIDAKRGAIFTRIAKEISVAAKEGGGDQEGNPRLRLAVTKAKAANMPKDNIERAIKKGTGGLEGMVYEECLYECYAPGGVAIMVDVLTDKKSRTTPEIKSILTKLGGSLANAGAVSRLFERKGQLTLKADQISEEALFDLALGAGAEDIQVNDGMYVVLTTPTDYEAVQSALSSKGLNMEESEIKYIPMTTVEVNDKEMAEKIMKLIENLEANDDVQGVSSNFELGEGVELD; encoded by the coding sequence ATGTCAGGACACTCGAAATGGGCGACGATTCGGAGAAAAAAGGGAGCCATTGATGCCAAAAGAGGCGCCATCTTTACTAGGATAGCCAAAGAAATTTCTGTGGCAGCGAAAGAAGGTGGTGGTGACCAAGAAGGGAACCCAAGATTACGCTTAGCTGTCACGAAAGCAAAAGCCGCCAATATGCCTAAAGACAATATCGAACGTGCCATCAAAAAGGGTACGGGAGGTCTCGAAGGCATGGTATATGAAGAGTGTCTCTATGAATGTTATGCACCTGGTGGTGTCGCCATCATGGTTGACGTGCTTACCGATAAAAAGTCTCGTACAACTCCCGAAATCAAAAGTATTTTAACCAAACTTGGTGGGTCCCTTGCCAATGCTGGCGCTGTTTCCCGTTTGTTTGAGCGAAAAGGCCAACTCACTCTCAAAGCTGACCAAATTTCAGAAGAAGCTCTGTTTGATTTAGCACTGGGTGCTGGGGCAGAAGACATCCAAGTCAATGATGGAATGTATGTGGTTCTCACAACGCCAACGGATTATGAAGCGGTTCAGTCTGCCCTTTCCTCCAAGGGACTCAACATGGAAGAGTCGGAAATCAAATACATTCCCATGACAACTGTCGAAGTGAACGACAAAGAAATGGCAGAAAAAATCATGAAACTCATTGAAAACCTAGAAGCAAATGACGATGTGCAAGGTGTGAGTTCCAACTTTGAGTTAGGCGAAGGAGTCGAACTCGACTAA
- a CDS encoding enoyl-CoA hydratase/isomerase family protein, with protein sequence MNYKREVIDLPNGKGEIIRFQMNEQNSLTGQNMRDLGEILKEIKADPTKRGVILGTDNPKFFCNGLDAENLLSTPRNKLIDEVGGIVILFGEMVQFDKPLITEVTGYAMGGGAVITVASDFKYMLDGKCRIGFTEVNVGLPLPASFIDRIKMCVEPRYWAEVCLEGTIYKAPEAKKIGLIDEIASTPEEVRKLSLKKLESLAKVPSSAYRATKNTLNAALLRNLEQYKIDTTKSFEQPGVVENLLEAMTALKEKRRPVFQ encoded by the coding sequence ATGAACTACAAACGAGAAGTAATCGATCTACCAAATGGCAAAGGAGAAATCATTCGTTTTCAAATGAATGAACAAAACTCTTTAACTGGTCAAAACATGCGTGATCTTGGTGAGATTTTAAAAGAAATCAAGGCAGATCCAACCAAAAGAGGTGTGATTTTAGGAACAGACAATCCAAAGTTTTTTTGTAATGGATTAGATGCAGAAAATCTGCTCTCAACACCTAGGAACAAACTGATTGATGAAGTTGGTGGCATAGTCATTCTATTTGGTGAGATGGTTCAATTTGACAAACCTCTCATTACGGAAGTAACAGGTTATGCTATGGGTGGTGGTGCAGTCATCACAGTTGCATCAGACTTCAAATACATGTTAGATGGTAAATGCCGAATTGGATTTACCGAAGTCAATGTAGGCCTACCCCTTCCAGCTAGTTTTATTGATAGAATCAAGATGTGTGTGGAACCAAGGTATTGGGCAGAAGTTTGTTTAGAAGGCACTATCTACAAAGCACCTGAAGCTAAAAAAATTGGATTGATTGATGAGATTGCTTCTACTCCAGAAGAAGTAAGAAAACTTTCACTTAAAAAATTAGAGTCACTAGCAAAAGTACCTTCGTCTGCTTACCGTGCGACAAAAAACACTCTAAACGCCGCTCTCCTTCGAAATTTGGAACAGTATAAAATTGATACGACCAAATCTTTTGAACAACCTGGTGTTGTCGAAAATCTATTAGAAGCAATGACAGCATTAAAGGAAAAAAGAAGACCCGTTTTCCAATAG
- a CDS encoding response regulator has product MHFIMAIENDPNSSQDLENIFLGLRQRVVITKFSQTVQEYVKSSNPDIILMGLTFKDKKELEFILELRRDVITHNIPILAMIPKEDSNFIANHKKLGFTDYIVKPLAKQSLLDRIHSHIEEYKFSESSKTRDNVSFVVVDRGQDRVLFQCRANLKRYVFPEFKKIFTLNFLKSIHTERICFDVRVVPDLGKEEVEVFERVIKIFQNHDKVIFIAGRHMGAFIEHSTDDEKMLVFMAPNEFDEYVKMEELKKEELRKKEKKEKFAKDSNKEPSQNNPVPPTNLGDVKIEINTNPETNSTTIVNATNPTDNLQSPKEKETSEPSPGSEQAENSK; this is encoded by the coding sequence ATGCATTTTATCATGGCAATTGAAAACGATCCAAATTCTTCTCAAGATTTGGAAAACATCTTCCTTGGATTGAGACAAAGAGTTGTCATTACAAAGTTTTCCCAAACTGTCCAAGAGTATGTAAAATCTTCCAATCCAGACATCATTCTAATGGGTTTAACTTTCAAAGATAAAAAAGAATTAGAATTCATCTTAGAATTACGACGTGATGTGATTACACACAACATTCCAATATTGGCAATGATTCCAAAAGAAGATTCAAACTTCATTGCAAATCATAAAAAACTTGGATTTACAGACTATATCGTAAAACCGTTAGCCAAACAATCTTTACTGGATAGAATCCATTCTCATATTGAAGAATATAAGTTTAGTGAATCTTCAAAAACACGTGATAATGTTTCCTTTGTAGTTGTTGACCGTGGGCAAGATCGTGTTTTATTCCAATGCCGTGCGAATCTAAAACGATATGTTTTTCCTGAATTTAAAAAAATATTCACACTTAATTTTTTAAAATCCATTCACACGGAAAGAATTTGTTTTGATGTTCGTGTCGTGCCAGATCTTGGAAAAGAAGAAGTAGAAGTTTTTGAACGTGTGATTAAAATTTTCCAGAACCATGATAAGGTTATATTCATTGCAGGCCGACATATGGGAGCCTTCATTGAACATTCGACAGACGATGAAAAAATGTTAGTTTTTATGGCTCCAAACGAATTCGATGAATACGTAAAAATGGAAGAATTAAAAAAGGAGGAACTTCGTAAAAAAGAGAAAAAGGAAAAATTTGCAAAAGACTCAAATAAAGAGCCAAGTCAAAACAATCCAGTTCCTCCAACTAATTTAGGTGATGTGAAAATTGAAATCAACACCAATCCAGAAACAAATTCAACAACAATTGTGAACGCAACAAATCCTACAGATAATCTTCAATCTCCAAAAGAAAAAGAAACTTCGGAACCTAGTCCAGGATCCGAACAAGCGGAAAATTCAAAATAG
- a CDS encoding EAL domain-containing protein, with amino-acid sequence MKNQLLTGPYYFGMKDLEVFKKHFIQENKGKPLFLIRFENITGIELTEFLDLLRTEFYSCLDLEDICFGFHYFEKQNILLMGISPLFEWDIEKFPNIENSVGKFQQQCLQNKIVSFHFGVSRTQSNFISDNEEIFAELFKSSEKNLNDNLVRWSWTYYNKANTYISGSVHEAMIQPTVIFNPKDKTYSVKGGEVFLGGGAYIGYKDLINDIPSDQDINRIELLILEKLIIACEGAPGLLKFNISPQSLIDTFSQNERVDRLKKLILSKDLFPENIRFELVEKPYDESKYQLKDVCHAFYSHGMSFAADDFGVKSQSHQIVLDLGIMIKEFKLDPISFKFKIEEDQIKFLDNLAFIDYCKRLADNREAVITAEAVEDFDTLNFLMEHQIYQFQANILFGKMTVSDYKRDFDLLHSIHEDVVKEVLTDKILSEKQKKVGNLFLVASEEGLI; translated from the coding sequence TTGAAAAATCAACTTTTAACTGGTCCTTATTATTTTGGAATGAAAGACTTGGAAGTTTTTAAAAAACATTTCATCCAAGAAAATAAAGGGAAACCACTCTTTCTCATTCGGTTTGAAAATATAACAGGCATTGAACTTACAGAATTTTTAGATTTATTACGTACTGAATTTTATTCCTGCTTGGACTTAGAAGATATTTGTTTCGGATTCCATTACTTTGAAAAACAAAATATACTACTCATGGGAATTTCACCATTATTTGAATGGGACATTGAAAAGTTTCCCAATATCGAAAACTCTGTTGGAAAATTCCAACAACAATGTTTACAAAACAAAATAGTATCATTTCATTTTGGAGTTTCAAGAACCCAATCCAACTTTATTTCCGATAACGAAGAAATCTTTGCCGAACTATTTAAATCATCTGAAAAAAATCTCAATGATAATCTAGTCCGTTGGAGTTGGACATACTACAACAAAGCAAATACATATATATCTGGATCTGTTCATGAAGCAATGATCCAACCGACAGTGATTTTTAATCCCAAAGATAAAACCTATTCTGTTAAAGGAGGGGAAGTTTTTTTGGGTGGTGGTGCTTATATTGGTTATAAAGATTTAATCAACGATATTCCCTCCGACCAAGACATCAACCGGATTGAACTTTTAATTTTAGAAAAACTAATCATTGCTTGTGAAGGGGCACCAGGTCTATTAAAATTTAATATCTCACCTCAATCATTAATTGATACATTTTCACAAAACGAACGTGTTGACCGACTCAAAAAATTAATTTTAAGTAAAGACCTTTTTCCAGAAAACATTCGATTCGAACTCGTAGAAAAACCATACGACGAATCAAAATACCAATTAAAAGATGTCTGCCATGCGTTTTATTCGCATGGAATGAGTTTTGCTGCTGATGACTTTGGAGTAAAAAGTCAGTCTCATCAAATAGTATTAGATTTGGGAATTATGATCAAAGAATTCAAATTGGACCCAATTAGTTTTAAATTTAAAATTGAAGAAGACCAAATTAAATTTTTAGACAACTTAGCTTTTATCGATTATTGTAAACGATTAGCTGATAACCGAGAAGCTGTCATCACTGCAGAAGCGGTAGAAGATTTTGATACATTAAATTTTCTTATGGAACACCAAATTTACCAATTCCAAGCAAATATTCTATTTGGTAAAATGACAGTTTCTGATTACAAACGAGATTTTGATTTACTCCATTCCATACACGAAGATGTTGTGAAAGAAGTATTGACAGACAAAATTTTATCGGAAAAACAAAAGAAAGTTGGTAACTTGTTTTTAGTCGCATCCGAAGAAGGACTCATCTAA
- a CDS encoding M23 family metallopeptidase, with product MLRFFVFVLTTSFLPILAISSSDFPPGFVLKNPYIWPVKGYDSITGAFGEFRTGHFHMGQDFSTGGRIGVPILAVAKGKVTRVQRRWTSIGYALFLQHDDGMTSRYGHLHKFAPKVVKQILKSKQSKRFKDRTDFDIALPEPVEVDAGEIIAFSGDTGVGPPHLHFELFKDNVYYNPMHFGLGYNAAEPIVFNTLRITPQTPRTFINGRNETIEIPFYETSGNRFELSESPTLFIQGKVGIQIAIHQKSNNNRLGIFTLDMLIGDNVLQGFQLSKILKEHTRKNVLLYDSSVSKPNGNPFSYYLHTRDGNDLLGMRSNGREQGILDSEQMKMGEPKEVTIRATGMGGQMSLASFYVLKDQGDYSHIVTKEWKYNVYYDRYTTFKSKDTKVELFFPVNAVYSKAFFEIEAQEQIKINTQGLNQLSSVYKIGPDFKDFNLGYDLYVKVPKTKDINSADLYEVLADGNVKKINGSSFSSWGQFFKVRLRKTGLFVVLSDQTPPNIYLHELMNKTVYPREDFALYLKAVDVGSGIMPDGFDITVDGIPGKAEFFPKDGRLEIFEPESLYEPGKHTVLASVRDFAGNWSSTVRYDYEIQTPPVVEEKKKPITEPISVETAKEKKSTKDTKTKQSSPKVQKVVKPITIAPKAKDKKSTSR from the coding sequence ATGTTGCGTTTTTTCGTATTTGTCCTCACAACTAGTTTTTTACCAATCTTAGCAATATCGTCTTCTGATTTCCCACCGGGATTTGTTTTAAAAAACCCTTACATATGGCCAGTGAAAGGTTATGATTCCATTACTGGTGCCTTTGGTGAGTTTCGAACGGGCCATTTCCATATGGGACAGGATTTCTCTACCGGAGGTAGGATTGGTGTTCCCATCCTTGCAGTGGCAAAAGGAAAAGTCACTCGCGTACAAAGAAGATGGACTAGCATTGGTTATGCGCTATTTCTACAACATGACGATGGAATGACCTCTCGTTATGGACACCTTCACAAATTTGCACCGAAAGTTGTAAAACAAATCTTAAAATCCAAACAATCAAAACGTTTCAAAGATAGAACTGATTTTGACATAGCTCTTCCAGAACCAGTTGAAGTAGATGCTGGAGAAATAATTGCATTTTCAGGTGATACAGGAGTTGGTCCTCCTCACTTACACTTCGAATTATTTAAAGACAATGTGTATTACAACCCAATGCACTTTGGACTTGGTTACAATGCAGCAGAACCAATCGTATTTAATACCCTAAGGATCACTCCGCAAACTCCACGAACTTTCATTAACGGAAGGAATGAAACGATTGAAATTCCCTTTTACGAAACCAGCGGAAACCGCTTTGAATTATCTGAATCCCCAACACTTTTTATCCAAGGCAAAGTAGGGATTCAAATTGCTATCCATCAAAAATCCAATAACAATCGACTTGGAATTTTCACCTTAGATATGTTAATTGGTGATAATGTTTTACAAGGTTTCCAATTATCCAAAATTTTAAAAGAACATACTAGAAAAAATGTTTTACTCTATGATAGCTCTGTCAGTAAACCAAATGGAAATCCATTTTCCTATTATTTACATACCAGAGATGGAAATGATTTATTAGGAATGCGCAGTAATGGTCGTGAACAAGGAATCCTTGATAGCGAACAAATGAAAATGGGAGAACCAAAGGAAGTTACCATTCGCGCTACTGGCATGGGTGGACAAATGTCTCTTGCTTCCTTTTATGTTTTGAAAGATCAAGGGGATTACAGCCACATCGTCACTAAAGAATGGAAATACAATGTTTATTATGATCGTTACACGACATTTAAATCTAAAGATACAAAAGTTGAATTGTTTTTTCCAGTAAACGCTGTATATTCCAAAGCATTTTTTGAAATAGAAGCCCAAGAACAAATCAAAATCAACACACAAGGCCTTAACCAACTTTCCAGTGTTTATAAAATAGGTCCTGACTTTAAAGATTTTAATTTGGGATATGATCTTTATGTAAAGGTTCCAAAAACAAAGGATATTAACTCGGCAGATTTATATGAAGTGTTAGCTGATGGAAATGTAAAAAAAATAAATGGATCTTCCTTTAGTTCTTGGGGCCAATTTTTTAAAGTGAGACTCAGAAAAACGGGTCTTTTTGTTGTTCTTTCAGACCAAACTCCACCAAACATCTATTTGCATGAATTGATGAACAAAACTGTTTATCCAAGAGAAGACTTTGCCTTGTACTTAAAAGCTGTGGATGTTGGATCAGGAATTATGCCTGATGGATTCGATATCACCGTGGATGGAATCCCTGGAAAGGCAGAATTTTTTCCAAAAGATGGAAGACTTGAAATTTTTGAACCAGAAAGTTTATACGAACCTGGGAAACATACTGTCCTTGCGAGTGTGCGAGATTTTGCAGGGAATTGGAGTTCGACTGTTCGGTATGATTACGAAATCCAAACACCTCCGGTAGTGGAAGAAAAGAAAAAACCGATTACAGAACCTATATCTGTTGAAACTGCAAAAGAGAAAAAATCGACAAAAGATACCAAAACAAAACAATCTTCGCCTAAGGTGCAAAAGGTGGTAAAACCAATCACAATCGCACCAAAGGCAAAGGATAAAAAATCTACATCCCGATAG
- a CDS encoding GlsB/YeaQ/YmgE family stress response membrane protein → MFSFIWFLLIGLAAGWLAGRILRGKGFGIIANLVIGVVGSFLGGIVFGLLGFRSYGMIAELIVAVVGAILLIIIAGMIKRK, encoded by the coding sequence ATGTTTAGTTTTATTTGGTTTTTACTCATTGGTCTTGCGGCTGGATGGCTTGCGGGTCGAATCTTACGTGGAAAGGGTTTTGGAATCATTGCCAATTTAGTGATTGGTGTGGTGGGTTCCTTTTTAGGTGGGATTGTGTTTGGTCTTCTTGGATTTCGTTCTTATGGAATGATAGCAGAACTCATCGTTGCCGTGGTCGGTGCCATTTTATTGATTATCATCGCTGGGATGATCAAACGAAAATAG